In the Methanosarcinales archaeon genome, AAGGCCTATGTTTTGTAAGCATTATTACATTTTTAGCTGCATTTCCTCTTGTTTTGATCTTTTTTGATCCCAGAAATTCATTCACTACATACCAATATTCATATCTCCATATTTTAATCACAGCTGGTAGTGCCATTTTTTTCTTACTATTAGGCATATTATCAATAAAAATGCATGAAAAAAAGATGCCTGATTTTTATTATCCAGTTTCGATTGCTTCCATATACGTTATCGGTTTGGTGATATCTAAACTCTTTATTCCTCAGATATACTCAAGTTTCCAGTCATTCTTCTCAATCTTCAAGTCCCAAACAGGCGGTGCCCTTACCATCGCCGAAGCCTCACCCCCAACTCAATGGATGATCTCCGGTAGTTTTCCAGGAATTTTTGAATTAGTATCAACCTACAATCTTGCACTACTTGCCATGATCGTAATCGCAGCACTCCTCATCATTCGCAAGTGGGAACCGGAAAAAGCCCTGTTTTTAATATGGAGCGGCACCATGTTCTTACTCACAACCGGTCAGAACCGATGGTTCTATTATTATGCAGTGAATGTGGCAATCCTGGTAAGTTTCCTTGGCATCAGCCTATTAGACATCTCCGGAATAAAGCATACATTACAAAAATTCTGGAACCAGGTCTCAACACCAGAGGATTTAAAAAATTTCATTCTCTCAGACCTGAAAGCACACCAGATAATAACCGTAATCCTGGTAATCCTCATACTATTCATCCCCAATTTTGCCATTGCATCCCGCACCACACAGGGCGGTCCCATAGGCTATGGCTACTATGAATGGTACGAATCCCTTAACTGGATGCGTTACAACACTCCTGAAACAGGCCTCGATTTCGATACAGTATATGACCGCCCCCCTGCAGATGAGACATTCCAGTATCCGGACACTGCATACGGCGTCATGTCCTGGTGGGATTACGGCCACGTCATCACCTATTTCGGGCACCGCATCCCTAACGCCAACCCCTTTCAGGCAGGTATAGGCGGCGGCCCGGACCATGCCCCGGGTGCATCGTCTTACTTCACTGCCCAATCAGAGGAAGATGGGAATAGAATATTACAGGAACTGGGCATCAACGACAAACCAGGTGCAAAATATATTGTAAGTAATGCATACATGGCATATGCTATTTTAGATGTTATGGCCACCTGGAACAATGCAGGTCTTCGCGAAGGGGGTCAACTCAATTACGGTAATCCACCAACCGAATTAGATAGCTATCTGATGTATATCGAGAGTGTTCAAGGGCTTAATTATCAGCAATTAGTCAATAATGAAGTAATTACTATTACTGCTCTGCCTAGTAGAAGTTATTATAATTCCATGGAAGCACGACTGCATATTCTCGACACCAATGGATTATCCCATTATCGATTAGTACATGAAAGTGCCCCCGCACCCGATACAAAAGGAGGATATCCTGAACCATATTATAAATACAGATATAATACGCTATATGGAGGCAATCTGCCATTGGAATTTACGGGATATGTAAAGATCTTTGAATACGTCAATGGCGCAACCATCACAGGTACTGCCCCTGAAGGTGCTACAGTAACCATCTCAAATAATATCAAGACTAATGATGTAGTAACAGACATGTTCAATTCCAAAGGACGGGTGTTTACCTATACTCAGACCACAACTGCAGTGAACGGAACTTACAGTCTTATAGTTCCATATTCCACCCTTGGTCCGATACCAGGAGAGACTAATTTTGATACCAGGCCGACCGGACCTTATTCAATCACTACCGGAAATGTTACAAAAACAGTTGATGTGGCTGAGCAACATGTGCTGAACGGTGGAACCATTACTGTTAATTTAATGGGATAGTACACTCACTTTGTATTATCTCCAGTAAATTTTTTTAATGGGAAGTTTTTTCATTTTCCTGCCCTTTATATTTATTGTATCTCAATTTCCTAAGAGCAAAAGCATTGTTAAAAGAAGAAAATCTACAATATGCCAACTAAGATACATTTCCCTGGAACCACATACAGTCAGAACAAAGCTGACATAAAGGCAAGTTTTCCAAAAACCTGCAAATGGGACATGAAAGCCCGCAGGGGATGGTTCGGAAAAGACCTGGCTATAATCGCTCACCTGCGATCAGGCGAACCCGGCACTTTGTATCTTGAGGGGAAACAGGAATACATTGACTCTGTGGTTAAAACCTGTAAAAAGATTGTTGATTCATGTCAAATTGAAGTGGTTGATGAGATACCTGACTTTCAACCGTTTGCACCAGGGATGGAAACAATAAAGAAGCAGGGATTGATAGACCTATCGCCCAAGGCCATAAAAAAGGCAAGGATAAAGAACGAGCGTGTAAAGTTGGAAGCTGCTGGGATGCCAGAAGATTTTATAAAAAAATGGATAACTATGATTGAAAAAGAAATCCAGAATCACGAAGAGACAGAAAACTATTAGGTCAGGGTTATCTGGAATTTATTAA is a window encoding:
- a CDS encoding oligosaccharyl transferase, archaeosortase A system-associated — protein: FKNRFSIYTAFVLFIFALSLYIRTVLPYDAVFRGGIVGFAADDAVLHMRLVENLIDNFPHKIWFEAFTLYPNGQVFHFGPLWTYMIAITSLILGAGSPSLELTRTIGAYFPGIFGALVVFPVYFIGKAAFDRRVGLLSAFLIAVMPGQFLSRSVIGFTDHHVGEVFFSTLFLMFFIMAIRSVKGNDISLADVLNKNWNKLKLPGLISIFAGIAFGLFLLQWSSGVFFGGIVAIFIILQYIVDHMHGRSVEGLCFVSIITFLAAFPLVLIFFDPRNSFTTYQYSYLHILITAGSAIFFLLLGILSIKMHEKKMPDFYYPVSIASIYVIGLVISKLFIPQIYSSFQSFFSIFKSQTGGALTIAEASPPTQWMISGSFPGIFELVSTYNLALLAMIVIAALLIIRKWEPEKALFLIWSGTMFLLTTGQNRWFYYYAVNVAILVSFLGISLLDISGIKHTLQKFWNQVSTPEDLKNFILSDLKAHQIITVILVILILFIPNFAIASRTTQGGPIGYGYYEWYESLNWMRYNTPETGLDFDTVYDRPPADETFQYPDTAYGVMSWWDYGHVITYFGHRIPNANPFQAGIGGGPDHAPGASSYFTAQSEEDGNRILQELGINDKPGAKYIVSNAYMAYAILDVMATWNNAGLREGGQLNYGNPPTELDSYLMYIESVQGLNYQQLVNNEVITITALPSRSYYNSMEARLHILDTNGLSHYRLVHESAPAPDTKGGYPEPYYKYRYNTLYGGNLPLEFTGYVKIFEYVNGATITGTAPEGATVTISNNIKTNDVVTDMFNSKGRVFTYTQTTTAVNGTYSLIVPYSTLGPIPGETNFDTRPTGPYSITTGNVTKTVDVAEQHVLNGGTITVNLMG